A part of Sulfurifustis variabilis genomic DNA contains:
- a CDS encoding helix-turn-helix domain-containing protein, which produces MLKHANPDPNQVATSLGKSTPRSSEKDGRSETLLTLEQAARFLRMNPESLRRKAKAGEVPGAKIGRSWLFYEPDLVANLRSLYPASRALQGKEENPCSANSRAVRIGTFASRRQMDAAYAELLGLPIESSPKSTKSS; this is translated from the coding sequence ATGCTCAAACACGCCAATCCTGACCCGAACCAGGTCGCCACGTCCCTGGGGAAGTCCACGCCGCGCTCGTCCGAGAAAGACGGGAGAAGCGAGACGCTGCTGACACTGGAACAGGCAGCCCGGTTCCTCCGGATGAACCCGGAATCCCTGCGCCGCAAAGCAAAGGCCGGAGAGGTTCCGGGCGCCAAGATCGGACGATCCTGGCTCTTCTACGAACCTGACCTTGTCGCCAACTTGAGGTCCTTGTACCCTGCTTCTCGGGCGTTGCAGGGCAAGGAGGAAAATCCATGCTCTGCAAATTCAAGGGCAGTCCGCATTGGTACGTTCGCTTCACGGCGCCAAATGGACGCCGCATATGCCGAACTACTCGGACTGCCGATCGAAAGCTCGCCCAAGAGTACGAAATCCAGTTGA
- a CDS encoding argonaute/piwi family protein, whose product MSSEIFPHVWLPEPKLAFHPDRASDQDIHPLRGLLRFGPHSSGLVPDPIRVATLAPEGESHRLYDFLKQLNAPAKPSERRDYLPEWPGFQRVFGLHMKAAGGSCHVELDKELEAEFCDSSTPHIVLAERLVRAIQRLDTQRNDFDVLFIYIPQRWAAGYVGASGEDFDLHDHLKAATATRRLPVQLVREDKALAYPDRASVMWRIGLALYAKAGGVPWKLAEMDPETAYIGISYAVRPVESDRPRFVTCCSQVFDAEGSGLEFVAYDAHEVEVQRDNPFLSRTEMFRVMTRSLELYRRRHAGRSPRRVMVHKTTEFKPDEIDGCMEALHLCEAVDLLQIVEDVGWRGIRIDGDDGAKKGKPAAFPVSRGTLMGLGPREALLWTHGDVRGISDRQYFQGARGTPVPVRLVRHAGHGPWDETARAILALSKMDWNNDALYDPLPVTIGYAKVLARVVKRMHGLGSAPYQFRFFM is encoded by the coding sequence ATGAGCAGCGAGATTTTTCCTCATGTTTGGTTGCCTGAACCAAAACTGGCCTTCCATCCTGATCGCGCATCTGACCAGGACATTCACCCGCTGCGGGGCCTGCTGCGATTCGGTCCGCACTCCAGCGGCTTGGTGCCGGATCCTATCCGCGTCGCCACGTTGGCACCTGAGGGTGAGAGCCACCGCCTTTACGATTTCTTGAAGCAGCTCAACGCGCCAGCCAAACCCAGCGAGCGCAGAGACTATCTGCCGGAGTGGCCCGGTTTTCAGCGCGTTTTCGGTCTTCATATGAAAGCCGCCGGTGGTAGCTGCCACGTTGAGCTCGACAAAGAACTTGAGGCTGAATTCTGCGATTCATCAACACCGCACATTGTGTTGGCCGAGCGGCTGGTGCGCGCCATTCAGCGCCTCGACACCCAACGCAATGATTTTGATGTGCTGTTTATTTACATCCCTCAACGCTGGGCAGCTGGCTACGTCGGGGCGTCAGGCGAAGATTTTGATCTGCATGATCACCTAAAAGCCGCAACAGCCACCCGTCGACTCCCTGTCCAGTTGGTACGCGAGGACAAGGCGCTCGCCTATCCAGATCGAGCTAGTGTGATGTGGCGCATTGGGTTAGCGCTTTATGCCAAGGCCGGTGGTGTGCCCTGGAAGCTGGCTGAGATGGACCCTGAAACTGCTTACATCGGAATTTCCTACGCCGTGCGCCCGGTCGAATCGGACCGGCCTCGCTTTGTTACCTGCTGCAGCCAGGTTTTTGACGCTGAAGGCTCGGGCTTGGAGTTTGTTGCCTATGATGCCCACGAAGTGGAGGTCCAACGCGACAATCCATTCCTCTCACGTACCGAGATGTTCCGCGTGATGACACGTTCGTTGGAACTATACCGTCGCCGTCATGCTGGTCGCTCGCCGCGCCGTGTGATGGTCCATAAGACAACCGAATTTAAGCCGGACGAGATCGATGGTTGCATGGAAGCCCTTCATCTGTGCGAGGCAGTCGATCTCTTGCAGATCGTTGAAGACGTTGGTTGGCGCGGAATTCGGATCGACGGTGATGATGGCGCGAAGAAGGGAAAGCCCGCAGCCTTTCCGGTTTCGCGCGGTACGCTGATGGGTCTCGGTCCGCGAGAAGCGTTGCTGTGGACCCATGGTGACGTACGTGGCATTAGCGATCGGCAATACTTTCAGGGTGCTCGAGGTACACCCGTACCGGTGCGCTTGGTACGGCACGCCGGCCACGGGCCTTGGGACGAGACCGCGCGCGCCATACTCGCGCTTTCGAAAATGGACTGGAACAACGATGCTTTGTATGACCCGCTACCCGTAACCATTGGGTACGCGAAGGTACTCGCGCGAGTGGTTAAGCGCATGCACGGTTTGGGGAGCGCGCCGTATCAGTTTCGGTTCTTCATGTAA
- a CDS encoding DUF1173 family protein, with amino-acid sequence MPTPLIELPDRRRIALSEIERSREHRAHYLGPSHGKAGDVLCLCRSEGIPMGVGHRSVPHDTYYLYPLQRSDPARHALGCPHRMVEQQAEASGDAAGPPVVEIRGDRINLNLAAPLYRASSAAGAGDTDDEPKSGRLRAPAPRGRLRSLLEVLWSQAELNIWRPAFARKRHYGVVSHRLREVAATLQLRAHDLAPLLYVPPPYHPDREEELRAGRDRWLSNLTQNPKNGRQWYGYLVGIVKHVERQDGSFILKCAHFPLPLHVAAKAWEQYADVWLDMAPQDAFTPEHPIAFIARVERTDAAREIRLDVRDFAALPLSDGSSWIPVDSGHERQLVRSLLATQRTFRKPLAIEEQGDRLLPDVILEDRADRMHLEVLGMMNHAVYAERWRQKQARYEQLGQALWWWDPQATPQPPPLPPAQGRVT; translated from the coding sequence ATGCCGACCCCGCTGATCGAACTGCCCGATAGGCGGCGCATCGCGCTGAGCGAGATCGAGCGCTCGCGCGAGCATCGCGCGCATTACTTGGGGCCGAGCCACGGCAAGGCCGGCGACGTGCTCTGTCTATGCCGAAGCGAGGGTATCCCGATGGGAGTAGGGCACCGCAGCGTGCCGCACGACACGTACTACCTCTATCCGCTGCAGCGAAGCGACCCTGCCCGACACGCGCTCGGTTGCCCGCATCGCATGGTGGAGCAGCAGGCCGAGGCTTCCGGCGACGCCGCCGGCCCGCCGGTCGTCGAGATCCGCGGCGACCGCATCAACCTGAATCTCGCCGCACCGCTCTACCGGGCGTCGTCCGCGGCCGGCGCAGGAGATACGGACGACGAGCCGAAAAGCGGCCGGCTGCGTGCTCCCGCGCCGCGCGGTAGGCTGCGCTCGCTGCTCGAGGTCCTCTGGTCGCAGGCCGAGCTCAACATCTGGCGCCCGGCGTTCGCGCGCAAGCGCCACTACGGCGTCGTGAGTCATCGCCTGCGCGAGGTGGCCGCGACCCTGCAGCTGCGCGCCCACGATCTGGCGCCGCTGCTCTACGTCCCGCCCCCGTATCATCCGGACCGCGAGGAGGAACTTCGTGCCGGGCGAGACCGGTGGCTCTCGAACCTAACGCAGAATCCAAAGAACGGCCGCCAGTGGTACGGCTACCTCGTCGGCATCGTGAAACACGTCGAGCGGCAGGACGGGAGCTTCATCCTCAAGTGCGCCCACTTTCCGCTGCCGCTCCACGTCGCCGCCAAGGCCTGGGAGCAGTACGCCGACGTCTGGCTCGACATGGCCCCGCAGGACGCGTTCACCCCCGAGCACCCGATCGCCTTTATCGCCCGCGTCGAGCGAACCGATGCGGCGCGGGAAATCCGCCTCGACGTTCGCGATTTTGCGGCGCTGCCTCTATCCGACGGCTCGAGCTGGATCCCGGTCGATTCCGGACACGAACGCCAGCTCGTGCGCTCGCTCCTGGCCACCCAGCGCACGTTCCGCAAGCCGCTCGCGATCGAGGAGCAGGGTGACAGACTGTTGCCGGACGTGATCTTGGAGGATCGTGCGGACCGCATGCACCTCGAGGTCCTCGGCATGATGAATCACGCAGTCTATGCCGAGCGCTGGCGGCAGAAGCAGGCGCGCTACGAGCAACTCGGGCAAGCGCTGTGGTGGTGGGATCCGCAGGCAACGCCGCAGCCGCCCCCGCTGCCGCCGGCGCAGGGGAGGGTCACATGA
- a CDS encoding integrase domain-containing protein, translating to MAIAPLLAGPGHEPALSLLKRFNPSTTDSEDAMPTTNTKNPSRGSRRSAKSELLYRLTQLLREHNHRHGRFAKRCSDATATARGQILRQGFLALHELGYKLRDPAGFGNRHMQVLARHWEEQRLSAAEIQRRFSVFRVFATWVGKHGMVARAGQYLADPAAAERSYVAQKPKGWSGLGIDVEQKLAEIAKLDKLVALQLALQRVFGLRAREAWLLHPRLADQGTHLAVNWGAKGGRDRTVPIENPAQRHILDIAKRWANTSTGSLIPDAQSLKAWKTHYYRVCRDCGIARTTGIVAHGLRHEEANAIYKSILGVDAPVYGGDTASVDPADERLARQIVAEHLGHSRPQIASAYLGPLLRSRKPSRSTPSAAETTDVTSSPVEAPAGVAGGDLGESFSKEIG from the coding sequence ATGGCCATTGCCCCATTGCTGGCGGGGCCCGGGCACGAGCCGGCGCTGTCGCTCCTTAAACGATTCAACCCATCAACCACAGATTCGGAGGACGCTATGCCAACGACGAACACGAAGAACCCGAGCCGCGGTAGCCGCCGCTCGGCGAAGAGCGAGCTGCTGTATCGGCTCACTCAACTCTTGCGCGAGCACAACCACCGCCACGGTCGCTTCGCGAAGCGCTGCAGCGACGCCACGGCAACGGCCCGCGGGCAGATCCTCAGGCAGGGATTCCTCGCATTACACGAGCTCGGCTACAAGCTGCGCGACCCGGCCGGTTTCGGAAACCGCCACATGCAGGTGTTGGCGCGCCACTGGGAGGAGCAGAGACTCTCGGCTGCCGAGATCCAGCGGCGGTTTTCGGTGTTTCGGGTCTTCGCGACCTGGGTCGGGAAGCACGGCATGGTCGCCCGCGCGGGGCAGTACCTCGCCGATCCGGCCGCTGCCGAGCGGTCCTACGTCGCGCAAAAGCCCAAGGGCTGGAGCGGTCTCGGTATTGATGTCGAACAAAAGCTCGCCGAGATCGCCAAGCTCGATAAGCTCGTGGCCCTTCAGCTCGCGCTGCAGCGGGTGTTCGGCCTGCGGGCCCGGGAGGCCTGGCTGCTGCACCCGAGGCTCGCCGACCAGGGGACGCATCTCGCCGTCAACTGGGGCGCCAAGGGAGGTCGGGATCGGACGGTGCCGATCGAGAATCCTGCCCAGCGACACATTCTGGATATCGCAAAGCGTTGGGCGAACACCTCCACGGGGTCGCTGATTCCTGACGCGCAGTCGCTGAAAGCCTGGAAGACCCACTACTACCGGGTATGCCGCGACTGCGGCATCGCGCGCACCACCGGGATCGTGGCGCACGGGCTTCGCCACGAGGAGGCCAACGCGATCTACAAGAGCATCCTGGGCGTGGACGCGCCGGTCTACGGCGGCGACACGGCCTCCGTTGACCCGGCCGATGAACGCCTGGCGCGTCAGATCGTCGCGGAACATCTCGGGCATTCGCGCCCGCAGATTGCGAGCGCCTATCTCGGACCGCTGCTGAGAAGCCGCAAACCGAGCCGAAGCACGCCGTCAGCCGCGGAGACGACGGACGTTACGTCGTCGCCGGTTGAGGCGCCGGCGGGCGTCGCGGGAGGCGATCTCGGCGAGAGCTTTAGCAAGGAAATAGGATAA
- a CDS encoding SIR2 family protein, whose product MDNKTTLPEISADDFARRFSLRAENLMWLLGAGASASAGIPTASDMVWEFKQQLYISQRRVSPQSVADLSNSAIRAQLQAHIDSTKNFPPPGSPEEYAALFEATYPAEVDRRAYLDAKMAGAKPSYGHLALATLMRAQLTRLVWTTNFDPLMADGCAKVYDGTGALTCAALDAPDLAAQCITQGRWPVEVKLHGDFRSRRLKNTGDELRHQDERLRQILIDSCRRFGLVVVGYSGRDDSIMDALEEALKHSDAFQLGLFWLHRGEEPPLPRVQQLLLSAKAAGVEAGLVRVENFDEVMRDLIRLVKGIDTTVLDAFATERRRWSDAPRPNGSRGWPVVRLNALPVVRTPNVCRRVVCQIGGFGEARDAAQKAGVDVLIARTRAGVLAYGRDADVRKAFEPYGITEFDLHTIETKRLRYDSGERGLLRDALTRAIQRHRCLDVVRRRSTDLLAPTDPADSTWAPLKRLAGSLSGAVAGGSGLRWREGVGIRLDWADDRLWLLIEPRTVFDGITDANKAAAADFSRERTVKRYNRQLNDFVDFWAELLAGSDLRALEIGDGVDAVFSISGITAFSRRAGA is encoded by the coding sequence ATGGATAACAAGACCACTTTACCTGAGATTAGCGCTGATGATTTCGCCCGGCGCTTTTCATTGCGCGCAGAAAACCTGATGTGGTTACTCGGTGCTGGAGCATCGGCGTCAGCCGGTATACCAACTGCGTCGGACATGGTGTGGGAGTTCAAGCAACAGTTGTATATCAGCCAACGCCGAGTCTCGCCGCAGTCAGTCGCGGATCTCTCGAATTCGGCGATCCGCGCTCAGTTGCAAGCTCATATCGATTCGACAAAGAACTTCCCGCCGCCAGGTTCGCCGGAAGAATATGCCGCGCTTTTCGAGGCGACCTATCCGGCCGAAGTCGACCGGCGCGCCTATTTGGATGCCAAGATGGCCGGGGCGAAGCCTTCCTATGGTCACCTCGCTCTCGCGACACTAATGCGTGCGCAACTCACCCGCCTTGTGTGGACTACGAACTTCGATCCACTCATGGCTGATGGCTGTGCCAAGGTGTACGACGGAACGGGGGCGCTGACTTGTGCGGCCCTTGACGCGCCGGACTTGGCAGCGCAATGCATTACGCAAGGACGCTGGCCCGTGGAGGTCAAACTGCATGGGGATTTTCGGTCGCGCCGCTTAAAGAATACTGGCGACGAACTGCGCCACCAAGACGAACGGCTGAGGCAAATCCTCATCGACTCCTGCCGGCGCTTCGGACTCGTGGTAGTCGGCTATAGCGGCCGTGACGATTCCATCATGGACGCGCTCGAGGAGGCACTAAAGCACAGCGACGCGTTCCAGTTGGGGCTCTTTTGGCTGCATCGAGGCGAAGAACCGCCGCTCCCCCGCGTTCAGCAGTTACTGTTGAGCGCCAAGGCGGCGGGAGTGGAAGCTGGGCTAGTGCGTGTGGAAAACTTCGACGAGGTAATGCGAGATCTCATCCGTCTGGTGAAGGGTATCGACACGACCGTGCTTGATGCTTTCGCTACGGAGCGTCGGCGCTGGAGCGACGCTCCGCGTCCAAACGGAAGTCGTGGTTGGCCAGTAGTGCGCCTCAATGCGTTACCGGTAGTCCGTACGCCCAACGTGTGCCGGCGTGTAGTGTGCCAGATCGGCGGCTTTGGTGAAGCGCGCGATGCAGCTCAAAAGGCCGGTGTGGACGTATTGATTGCTCGCACTCGGGCCGGAGTATTGGCATATGGTAGGGACGCTGATGTGCGTAAGGCTTTCGAGCCATACGGCATCACGGAATTTGACTTGCATACCATCGAGACAAAACGGCTTCGCTATGATTCTGGCGAACGCGGTCTCTTGCGCGATGCACTGACTCGGGCGATCCAGCGCCATCGGTGTCTTGACGTCGTTCGCCGGCGAAGCACGGATCTGCTAGCACCAACTGATCCAGCGGACAGCACATGGGCGCCACTGAAACGTCTGGCCGGCTCGCTCAGTGGTGCGGTCGCAGGTGGTTCCGGATTACGTTGGCGTGAAGGTGTTGGAATTCGGCTCGACTGGGCCGATGACCGCCTGTGGTTGTTGATCGAACCGCGGACAGTCTTCGATGGCATCACCGATGCCAATAAGGCGGCTGCCGCAGATTTTTCTCGTGAAAGGACGGTTAAGCGCTATAACCGGCAACTCAACGATTTCGTCGATTTTTGGGCTGAACTACTTGCCGGCAGCGATCTGCGCGCGCTGGAAATCGGTGATGGTGTCGATGCCGTTTTTTCTATCTCTGGGATTACCGCCTTTTCGAGGAGGGCTGGGGCATGA
- a CDS encoding tyrosine-type recombinase/integrase, whose protein sequence is MKQEVWRACQLGEESPKRWEEAVMPWSQAKKSKPSWRDLRRNLRILNPYLGGKLLRDITAEDIDRIKADRESAGVAPATTNRTLEVLRSVLRMALKRNWLKALPPIEFLDEPDVRIRWITPEEADRLIQELAKSKRTAALAELVRFSLATGLRESNVTGLEWSRVDLERRVMWVEGYQSKNGSAFNLPLSAEAILVLRRQQGKHSRWVFTYYGKRVKRGNTKAFKAALKRAGISNFRWHDLRHTWASWHVQNGTPIPVLQQLGGWKTLAMVMRYAHLGASHLAEFADNVPRLRVVAGKKLAKSECDSTEDAVSA, encoded by the coding sequence TTGAAGCAGGAGGTATGGCGGGCCTGCCAGCTCGGTGAGGAATCGCCGAAACGCTGGGAGGAGGCCGTCATGCCCTGGTCGCAGGCCAAGAAGTCCAAGCCGTCGTGGCGAGACCTGCGTCGGAACCTGCGGATACTGAATCCGTACCTCGGGGGCAAGCTGTTGAGAGACATCACCGCGGAGGACATAGATAGGATCAAGGCAGACCGAGAGTCAGCGGGGGTAGCGCCAGCAACAACCAATCGGACGCTCGAAGTGTTGCGTTCGGTATTGCGGATGGCACTCAAGCGTAATTGGCTCAAAGCGCTCCCCCCGATCGAATTCCTCGACGAACCCGACGTTCGCATTCGTTGGATCACGCCGGAAGAAGCCGACCGGTTGATTCAGGAACTGGCGAAGTCGAAGCGGACCGCAGCGCTTGCGGAATTGGTCCGGTTCAGCCTCGCGACGGGACTGCGCGAATCGAACGTCACCGGCCTTGAGTGGTCTAGGGTCGATCTGGAGCGGCGGGTAATGTGGGTGGAAGGCTATCAATCGAAGAACGGTTCGGCCTTCAATCTGCCGCTTTCCGCCGAGGCGATCCTGGTGCTACGTCGGCAGCAAGGGAAGCATTCGCGGTGGGTGTTTACGTATTACGGAAAGCGAGTAAAACGGGGCAACACGAAGGCGTTCAAAGCGGCTCTGAAGCGCGCAGGGATTTCCAACTTCCGTTGGCACGACCTGCGTCACACCTGGGCCTCTTGGCACGTTCAAAATGGAACGCCGATCCCCGTGCTGCAGCAACTCGGTGGATGGAAGACGCTCGCGATGGTCATGCGGTACGCCCATCTCGGCGCCAGCCACCTCGCCGAGTTTGCCGACAACGTCCCGAGGCTTCGGGTCGTTGCTGGCAAAAAATTGGCAAAGTCAGAATGCGACTCTACCGAAGATGCTGTAAGTGCTTGA
- a CDS encoding PRTRC system protein D: MHTTIRAIDVGYGNTKYTLSHSRQGEIPCGVFASIVAPAVAGDLSDGALARRNTAVVHVNGCDYEVGPDAELVTGAHAARVLHGEFLGTREYLALLRGALCYMEVASIDLLVVGLPVSYLADKAAALRALAEGTHVLSVKHSVHVAKALVLAQPLGGLAYHAMTRGLYGRFLQTRNLIVDPGYYTVDWLTTKGLQPLPKRCGSFAGGVHAVARAVARAVASEERISPDELPALDAAVRDGYLTLFGRRTPLQPRHLEAARGVTEEAAHAIANSVGAGRDIEAILLVGGGADLYREALARRYPKHAVQIVPEPVLANVRGFQLIGEEVARRRQAATA, encoded by the coding sequence ATGCACACCACCATTCGAGCAATCGATGTTGGCTACGGAAACACCAAGTACACGCTGTCCCACAGCCGCCAGGGGGAGATCCCTTGCGGCGTCTTCGCGTCCATCGTCGCCCCGGCGGTGGCGGGCGATCTCTCGGACGGGGCGCTCGCGCGGCGCAACACCGCCGTCGTCCACGTGAACGGCTGCGACTACGAGGTCGGCCCGGATGCCGAGCTCGTGACTGGCGCGCACGCCGCGCGCGTGCTCCACGGCGAGTTCCTCGGCACGCGCGAGTATCTCGCGCTGCTGCGCGGGGCGCTCTGCTACATGGAGGTCGCGAGCATCGATCTCCTCGTGGTCGGCCTCCCGGTGTCCTACCTCGCGGACAAGGCGGCGGCGCTGCGCGCCCTGGCCGAAGGGACGCACGTGCTGTCGGTGAAGCATTCCGTGCACGTGGCCAAGGCGCTCGTGCTCGCCCAGCCGCTCGGCGGCCTCGCCTACCACGCCATGACCCGCGGCCTCTACGGCCGGTTCCTCCAGACCCGCAACCTCATCGTCGATCCCGGCTACTACACCGTCGACTGGCTGACCACGAAGGGCCTGCAGCCGCTGCCCAAGCGCTGCGGGAGCTTCGCCGGGGGTGTGCACGCGGTCGCTCGGGCCGTTGCGCGCGCGGTAGCGAGCGAGGAGCGGATTTCCCCTGATGAGCTGCCGGCGCTCGATGCCGCCGTGCGCGACGGCTACCTCACGCTCTTCGGCCGGCGTACGCCTCTGCAACCGCGGCATCTCGAGGCGGCCCGCGGCGTCACCGAGGAGGCGGCGCACGCGATTGCGAACTCGGTCGGGGCCGGACGCGACATCGAGGCGATCCTGCTCGTCGGCGGCGGTGCGGATCTCTACCGCGAGGCGCTCGCCCGGCGGTATCCGAAGCACGCGGTCCAGATCGTACCGGAGCCGGTGCTCGCGAATGTCCGCGGCTTCCAGCTCATCGGCGAGGAGGTCGCGCGCCGGCGCCAAGCGGCCACGGCATGA